From Arachis stenosperma cultivar V10309 chromosome 2, arast.V10309.gnm1.PFL2, whole genome shotgun sequence, one genomic window encodes:
- the LOC130960753 gene encoding NAC domain-containing protein 43 has translation MPESMSISVNGQSQVPPGFRFHPTEEELLQYYLRKKVSYEKIDLDVIRDVDLNKLEPWDIQEKCKIGTTPQNDWYFFSHKDKKYPTGTRTNRATAAGFWKATGRDKVIYSNGKRIGMRKTLVFYKGRAPHGQKSDWIMHEYRLDDNTTNDANIVSNVMGDAAQEEGWVVCRIFKKKNHLKTLDSPLTSSISGDGGRRSHHHHHLFDSCDEGALEQILQQMGRGGGGGGCKEEINNYDQSNNNNNNNYGGSSSLTTRYARPFDTINNNVDSRFLKLPSLESPKSTSMDHNNNNNNNDNDDSNENNGYHPIIPVEMVTENEGSFTCDNPNNMFHHHHLGGGGGGSDGGGGLTNWVALDRLVASQLNGQTEASRQLSCFNDPTMGYGTGNHDLLFPAVRSTSSLTSSSASINPRAVISAGAGAYISPGAQDYTTTSEIDLWNFARSTSSLLSSSEPLCHVSNTSV, from the exons ATGCCAGAAAGCATGAGTATATCAGTGAATGGACAATCTCAAGTTCCACCTGGATTCAGGTTCCATCCAACTGAGGAAGAACTCCTTCAATACTACTTAAGGAAGAAGGTCTCTTATGAGAAGATTGATCTTGATGTTATTCGTGACGTTGATCTCAACAAGCTTGAACCATGGGACATACAAG AGAAATGTAAGATAGGAACCACCCCACAAAATGATTGGTACTTCTTCAGCCACAAAGACAAGAAGTACCCGACCGGAACCCGGACGAATAGAGCGACCGCGGCCGGGTTCTGGAAGGCCACCGGCCGCGACAAGGTGATATACAGCAACGGGAAGAGGATTGGAATGAGGAAGACGTTGGTATTCTACAAAGGAAGAGCCCCTCATGGCCAAAAATCTGATTGGATCATGCATGAGTATAGGCTTGATGATAACACCACCAACGATGCCAATATT GTTTCAAATGTGATGGGAGATGCAGCACAAGAAGAAGGGTGGGTGGTGTGTAGAatattcaagaagaagaaccaTCTAAAAACCCTAGATAGTCCTTTAACCTCCTCCATCTCCGGCGACGGAGGTAGGAGgagccaccaccaccaccacctatTCGACTCGTGCGACGAGGGCGCCTTAGAGCAAATTCTCCAACAAATGGGaagaggtggtggtggtggtggttgcaAGGAAGAGATCAACAACTATGATCAAtctaataacaacaacaacaacaactatgGTGGATCATCATCGTTAACAACAAGGTATGCAAGACCTTTTGACACAATCAACAACAATGTTGATAGCAGGTTCTTGAAGCTCCCAAGCCTAGAGAGTCCAAAATCAACAAGCATggatcataataataataacaacaacaatgatAATGATGATAGCAATGAAAATAATGGGTACCATCCTATTATTCCAGTTGAGATGGTAACTGAAAATGAAGGGTCATTCACATGTGACAATCCCAACAACATGTTTCATCATCACCATTTGGGTGGTGGCGGCGGCGGCAGCGACGGCGGTGGAGGTCTTACAAATTGGGTAGCGCTAGATAGGCTTGTTGCTTCTCAGCTTAACGGTCAGACCGAAGCTTCTAGACAACTCTCTTGCTTCAATGACCCCACCATGGGGTATGGCACTGGAAATCATGATCTTCTATTTCCAGCCGTCAGATCTACTTCATCGTTGACGTCATCGTCAGCGTCAATAAATCCAAGGGCTGTTATTAGTGCGGGTGCAGGTGCATACATTTCTCCAGGCGCACAGGATTATACCACCACAAGCGAGATTGACCTGTGGAACTTTGCTAGATCCACTTCTTCGTTGTTgtcatcctctgagccattgtGCCACGTGTCAAACACGTCAGTGTAG